A window of Chloroflexota bacterium contains these coding sequences:
- the moaD gene encoding molybdopterin converting factor subunit 1 — protein MKIKVRFFAAMREAIGRTQMELELPSGATVQQLMSQIAEQYPLLRSSLDATLIAVNRKYAFPQAELHDADEVAFLPPVGGG, from the coding sequence ATGAAGATAAAGGTGCGGTTCTTTGCTGCCATGCGCGAAGCAATAGGCAGGACACAAATGGAGTTAGAGCTACCTTCTGGCGCGACGGTGCAGCAGTTAATGAGCCAGATTGCTGAGCAGTATCCTCTGCTACGCTCTTCTCTTGACGCTACGCTGATTGCAGTTAATCGCAAGTATGCCTTTCCGCAAGCGGAGTTGCATGACGCAGATGAGGTAGCTTTCCTACCACCTGTGGGCGGTGGATAA
- the moaC gene encoding cyclic pyranopterin monophosphate synthase MoaC: MELTHVDEEGRLRMVDVGTKPDTERVAIARGEIAMRPETLRLIVEKGLPKGDVLAVAQVAGIMAAKRVPELIPLCHPLLLTKVDVDFRIDEVASCIEITATVRSRGKTGVEMEALAAVSVAALTIYDMAKAVERTMRIGNIRLVRKSGGKSGELVLERD; the protein is encoded by the coding sequence ATGGAACTGACACATGTGGATGAAGAAGGACGCCTACGCATGGTGGATGTAGGTACAAAGCCGGACACAGAGCGAGTGGCTATAGCCCGTGGCGAGATTGCGATGCGCCCAGAAACACTGCGCCTCATCGTGGAGAAGGGCTTGCCGAAGGGAGACGTGCTGGCTGTGGCGCAGGTAGCAGGGATTATGGCAGCCAAGCGTGTGCCGGAGCTGATTCCTCTCTGCCATCCCTTGTTGTTGACCAAAGTGGACGTGGATTTTCGGATTGACGAGGTTGCATCATGCATCGAGATCACGGCGACAGTGCGCAGCAGGGGGAAAACGGGAGTGGAAATGGAGGCGCTCGCTGCTGTCAGCGTTGCGGCATTGACCATTTATGATATGGCCAAGGCGGTGGAACGGACCATGCGCATCGGCAATATAAGGTTGGTGCGCAAGAGCGGTGGCAAAAGTGGTGAGCTCGTGCTGGAGAGAGATTAA
- the moaA gene encoding GTP 3',8-cyclase MoaA, with protein sequence MAHFDAYSRPINYLRVSVTDRCNLRCFYCMPPEGIPWRSHEEILRYEEIATVVQAAAELGISRVRLTGGEPLVRLDIVDLVRILAHIPGIDDLAMTTNGILLSRYAQALAGAGLQRVNISLDTLRAERFRCITRWGQIEDVLAGIEAAHQAGLEPVKINTVVIRGMNDDEVGDLARKTMEAGWNVRFIEWMPVSNVQGLMESNWRDSVVTAQEIRQKVEEALGTLEPAKASKGGGPARYYRLPGANGTIGFITPVSEHFCYHCNRLRLTADGQLRPCLLSDREIDLRTPLRQGADVTQIKALILQAIESKPLRHHLSECELPERRTMSQIGG encoded by the coding sequence ATGGCTCATTTTGATGCATATAGCCGTCCAATTAACTACCTGCGTGTCTCCGTGACAGACCGTTGCAATTTGCGCTGCTTCTATTGCATGCCACCAGAAGGCATTCCTTGGCGCTCACACGAGGAGATCCTAAGGTATGAGGAAATCGCGACTGTAGTGCAGGCCGCAGCAGAACTGGGTATCAGCAGAGTGCGGCTGACCGGTGGAGAGCCTCTAGTTCGTTTGGACATTGTGGATTTGGTGCGCATATTGGCGCATATCCCAGGTATTGACGATTTGGCAATGACTACCAATGGCATCCTGCTGTCGCGTTATGCCCAGGCTCTGGCCGGAGCGGGTCTGCAGCGGGTCAATATCAGCCTTGATACGCTCCGCGCGGAGCGTTTCAGGTGCATCACACGTTGGGGTCAGATCGAGGATGTCCTCGCTGGGATTGAAGCGGCTCATCAGGCAGGGCTGGAACCAGTCAAAATCAATACCGTAGTCATTCGTGGCATGAACGATGATGAGGTGGGGGATCTGGCACGCAAGACCATGGAGGCAGGATGGAACGTACGCTTTATTGAATGGATGCCGGTTAGCAATGTACAAGGACTGATGGAATCCAACTGGCGGGATAGTGTGGTGACTGCACAGGAAATTCGCCAGAAGGTGGAAGAGGCGCTGGGAACGCTAGAGCCGGCAAAGGCAAGCAAAGGGGGTGGCCCCGCCCGCTATTACCGCTTGCCGGGGGCCAACGGAACCATTGGCTTTATTACTCCAGTTAGCGAACATTTCTGTTACCATTGCAACCGTTTGCGCCTCACCGCTGATGGACAGTTACGTCCTTGCTTGCTCTCTGACAGGGAGATTGACTTGCGTACTCCTCTGCGGCAGGGGGCAGATGTGACTCAGATCAAGGCGCTGATCCTTCAAGCGATTGAAAGCAAGCCATTGCGGCATCACCTGAGCGAATGCGAGTTGCCAGAGAGACGCACTATGTCCCAAATTGGCGGATGA
- a CDS encoding HEAT repeat domain-containing protein encodes MINDSECMTFEEALLRLADERAPLSSSVLYALSGPSSEEVRLFQRQWPTLSLERRRKIASLLAESAEANFELDFNALFRITMMDEDEHVRTVSIEGLWEDDEVSLIAPLVHALQHDTAVSVRAAAASSLGRFVLMAELEELDERYARLMSAALLETISNRSEHVEVRRRAVESIAYLGEDYVREIIAAAYQEAEESMRISAIFAMGRSADTSWARIVQSELSNANPAMRYEAARACGELEVKEAVPALIRLASDPDREVQFAAIAALGQIGGTRARRFLERCCRSADEVVRLAAEDALAELELGEQPLDLFVYGMDHDEDIEPEEY; translated from the coding sequence ATGATCAATGACAGTGAATGTATGACATTTGAAGAGGCGCTTTTGCGCCTCGCTGATGAGCGAGCACCGCTTTCGAGCTCTGTTCTATATGCGCTTTCTGGGCCTAGCTCGGAGGAAGTACGGCTGTTTCAGCGTCAATGGCCTACTCTTTCCTTGGAGCGGCGGCGAAAGATTGCTTCCTTGCTCGCAGAGAGTGCCGAAGCCAACTTCGAGCTGGATTTCAATGCCCTTTTTCGGATCACGATGATGGATGAAGATGAGCATGTCCGCACCGTATCAATCGAAGGGCTCTGGGAAGATGATGAAGTATCGCTGATTGCCCCCTTGGTTCATGCACTGCAACATGACACGGCTGTATCCGTGCGCGCGGCTGCAGCCAGTTCGTTAGGTCGTTTTGTCCTGATGGCAGAACTGGAGGAACTGGATGAGCGTTATGCTCGCTTAATGAGTGCTGCTTTATTGGAAACGATTAGCAACAGGAGTGAGCATGTCGAAGTGCGCCGCCGCGCGGTAGAATCCATTGCCTACTTGGGCGAGGATTATGTACGAGAAATCATTGCTGCGGCTTACCAGGAGGCTGAGGAGTCCATGCGGATTAGCGCTATATTCGCTATGGGGCGCAGTGCCGATACAAGCTGGGCAAGGATTGTACAATCAGAGCTTTCTAACGCCAACCCCGCCATGCGCTACGAGGCTGCTCGTGCCTGTGGGGAATTAGAGGTAAAAGAAGCGGTGCCTGCTTTGATTCGATTGGCTTCTGATCCCGACCGCGAAGTACAGTTTGCAGCTATTGCAGCATTGGGGCAGATAGGAGGTACACGAGCGCGGCGCTTCTTGGAGCGTTGTTGTCGCAGTGCGGACGAGGTCGTGCGCCTAGCAGCCGAGGATGCTTTAGCGGAATTGGAGCTAGGGGAGCAACCTCTTGACCTGTTCGTTTATGGGATGGATCACGATGAGGACATCGAGCCAGAGGAGTACTAA
- a CDS encoding zinc ribbon domain-containing protein, translating to MRCRTCGAEVKPGLRLCPECGATLGGSKLLGRTVRCRSCQARVPSGLSFCPYCAAPLKRSWRGVLRGLMILAILSTTVYLLMHYMHYVPWAELRGLLPRRVQAPSLAFLVTATFTASPSPTRTLTATATPTPSRTSTPLPPTDTPTMPPPTATRKPAPTRTPTLPFTALRLIGPENQVEFRGGDAQIQLSWDSVGTLAEDQWYAVNLRFMSGGVAQYSGTWTKETNWVVPSELYTKAGQSERAFQWNVTVMKQTGITEDGNREGIALSPPSETRIFFWY from the coding sequence ATGCGATGTAGAACTTGTGGCGCTGAAGTCAAGCCGGGGTTACGCTTATGCCCTGAGTGTGGGGCAACTTTAGGAGGTTCCAAACTCTTGGGACGGACAGTGCGTTGTCGGTCCTGTCAAGCGCGAGTGCCATCCGGTTTGAGCTTTTGTCCATACTGCGCAGCGCCACTAAAGCGGAGTTGGCGTGGGGTACTGCGAGGACTGATGATACTGGCTATCTTGTCTACAACAGTTTATCTGCTTATGCATTACATGCATTACGTGCCATGGGCTGAACTGCGGGGGTTATTGCCCCGGCGTGTACAGGCGCCATCCCTCGCTTTTTTGGTGACCGCTACCTTCACTGCTTCGCCGAGCCCTACCCGTACGCTGACTGCCACAGCCACGCCAACTCCTTCGCGCACTAGCACACCTCTGCCGCCTACGGATACACCTACTATGCCACCGCCGACCGCCACGCGCAAGCCAGCCCCGACACGTACGCCGACACTGCCCTTCACTGCACTACGCCTAATTGGGCCGGAGAATCAAGTGGAATTTCGTGGTGGTGATGCACAGATTCAACTGAGTTGGGACTCGGTAGGGACACTGGCTGAGGATCAGTGGTATGCAGTAAACCTGCGTTTCATGTCGGGCGGCGTGGCGCAGTACAGCGGTACCTGGACAAAGGAAACGAATTGGGTGGTCCCAAGCGAACTGTACACAAAGGCAGGTCAGTCAGAGCGTGCCTTTCAATGGAATGTGACGGTCATGAAGCAGACGGGCATCACAGAGGACGGCAACCGCGAGGGAATCGCCTTGAGTCCACCTAGTGAAACCCGCATCTTCTTCTGGTATTAG
- a CDS encoding site-2 protease family protein produces MMLTSAVAFLVVFSVVVLVHEGGHFLMARRGGIVVQEFGLGYPPRLKTLAVRNGVEYTLNAIPVGGFVRLLGEEDPSHPGSFAGKSAWVRIRTLLAGPVMNLLLGAVLFACAFMIGEQVVVGRVVVWSVAPNSPAEQAGIRAGDVILALEDRQIQNVIELVEYTRAFQGREISLSVLRGDEQLLVRLTPRVKPPAGEGAMGITIGMQEGYQFKTVRHPPWEAAWLGLREVGTTLLLTVAGFVQMFQGTVSPKEITGPVGIFQISGLVAQSGLVNFMHFTGFLSVNLFILNLLPVPGLDGGRIFLILLEKLRGGRRMAPQQEGLINFIGLMLLMAFMLVVSYFDILRIAQGGSPLP; encoded by the coding sequence ATGATGCTTACTAGTGCGGTTGCTTTTCTGGTTGTATTCAGCGTAGTAGTGCTCGTGCACGAAGGGGGACACTTCTTAATGGCCAGGCGCGGGGGCATTGTCGTCCAAGAATTTGGGCTCGGCTATCCTCCTCGTCTGAAGACATTGGCTGTGCGCAATGGTGTAGAGTACACACTCAACGCTATCCCTGTGGGTGGTTTTGTGCGCTTGCTGGGTGAAGAAGATCCCAGCCACCCTGGGAGTTTTGCTGGAAAAAGTGCATGGGTGCGCATCCGCACCTTGCTGGCCGGCCCCGTGATGAACTTGCTTTTAGGAGCCGTGCTCTTTGCTTGTGCCTTTATGATCGGTGAACAGGTCGTTGTCGGTAGAGTGGTCGTGTGGTCAGTGGCACCTAATTCGCCGGCTGAGCAGGCAGGCATACGCGCGGGCGATGTCATATTGGCCCTAGAAGACCGGCAGATTCAAAATGTAATAGAGTTGGTCGAATATACGCGCGCCTTTCAAGGCCGGGAGATCAGCTTGTCTGTGTTGCGAGGCGATGAGCAATTGTTAGTTCGTCTGACGCCACGAGTGAAACCACCCGCCGGTGAAGGCGCGATGGGCATTACGATTGGCATGCAGGAGGGGTATCAATTCAAGACGGTGAGACACCCGCCTTGGGAAGCAGCCTGGCTTGGCCTGCGTGAGGTGGGGACAACCTTGCTTTTGACTGTTGCAGGTTTTGTGCAGATGTTCCAGGGCACGGTGTCACCTAAGGAAATAACAGGGCCAGTGGGCATTTTTCAGATAAGCGGACTCGTTGCTCAAAGCGGCCTGGTGAATTTCATGCACTTTACTGGTTTCCTCAGCGTCAACCTGTTCATTCTCAATTTACTGCCTGTGCCAGGGTTGGATGGCGGTCGGATCTTTTTAATCTTGCTGGAGAAACTGCGCGGCGGTAGGCGCATGGCGCCGCAACAAGAGGGACTTATCAATTTCATTGGCTTAATGCTCCTTATGGCGTTCATGCTGGTGGTGTCCTATTTTGACATTTTGCGCATTGCCCAAGGTGGGAGTCCATTGCCTTAG
- a CDS encoding isopentenyl phosphate kinase family protein: protein MSELVFVKLGGSLITDKNVEATPRPEVIQRLAREVCHALDRRPDMRLLLGHGSGSFGHFVAQRYQVQVGCTDWRGYAETGAAATRLNRLVTDIFWAAGVPVVSIQPSASAHCRGGKLIELSIYPLQKVLEQRLVPLVYGDVAIDELWGTAIISTEIIFVYLAHLLHPQRIILAGEVKGVYSADPRLDTKAHLIPVIHAGQVNEEKSVLGGSHGVDVTGGMQTKVQLMVELVRNLPELRVYLLSGLEPGLLQQALDNPDFNPGTLITY from the coding sequence TTGTCTGAACTAGTGTTTGTCAAACTGGGAGGGTCGCTGATCACCGACAAAAACGTCGAGGCCACTCCACGTCCCGAGGTAATTCAACGATTGGCCCGAGAGGTGTGCCATGCTTTGGATAGGCGCCCCGATATGCGTCTGTTGCTGGGTCATGGAAGCGGGTCCTTTGGCCACTTCGTGGCGCAGCGCTATCAGGTTCAGGTTGGATGCACGGATTGGCGGGGTTATGCCGAGACCGGAGCAGCTGCTACGCGGTTGAACCGCCTAGTCACGGACATATTTTGGGCTGCAGGCGTCCCCGTAGTTTCGATACAGCCATCGGCTTCTGCTCACTGCCGAGGCGGGAAGTTAATTGAGCTGAGTATCTATCCGCTACAGAAAGTCTTGGAACAGCGTTTGGTGCCGTTGGTCTATGGTGATGTAGCCATTGATGAACTTTGGGGTACTGCCATTATTTCTACGGAGATCATCTTTGTTTACTTGGCTCATCTACTACATCCACAGCGTATTATCTTGGCCGGAGAGGTGAAGGGGGTCTACAGTGCTGATCCCCGTTTAGATACAAAGGCACATTTAATTCCCGTGATTCATGCCGGTCAAGTAAATGAAGAAAAAAGCGTTCTTGGTGGTTCGCACGGCGTGGATGTTACCGGAGGGATGCAAACCAAAGTGCAACTGATGGTTGAATTGGTGCGCAATCTGCCTGAATTACGTGTATATTTGTTATCAGGTCTGGAACCTGGTTTGCTACAACAAGCTTTAGACAACCCAGATTTCAATCCCGGTACACTCATCACCTACTGA
- a CDS encoding DUF126 domain-containing protein: MKLHGRAICRGRAQGLALVSPAPIGFLGGVDAETGVVIEVGHPLEGECIAGRVLVFPTGKGSTVGSYTLYRLAKRGKAPAAIINARSEAIVAVGAIMAGIPMVDQVDIAQIRTGNMVEINDEEIVVV, from the coding sequence ATCAAGTTGCATGGACGCGCTATTTGCCGGGGTAGGGCACAGGGACTGGCCCTGGTATCACCCGCGCCCATTGGTTTTTTGGGTGGGGTTGACGCAGAAACAGGCGTGGTTATTGAGGTGGGTCATCCCTTGGAGGGGGAGTGCATTGCGGGTCGCGTGCTGGTTTTCCCCACTGGGAAGGGCAGCACTGTGGGTTCGTACACGCTTTACCGCTTGGCTAAGCGGGGCAAAGCTCCAGCAGCGATCATCAATGCTCGCAGTGAGGCCATTGTCGCAGTAGGAGCAATCATGGCGGGCATTCCAATGGTAGACCAGGTGGATATTGCCCAGATCCGTACTGGCAATATGGTTGAAATCAATGATGAGGAGATAGTGGTTGTCTGA
- a CDS encoding aconitase X catalytic domain-containing protein — MQLTEEEQAMLAGAQGPAVQKAMQIVVTLAEIYDAQGLVHVASAQVAGVSYKNLGDAGVEFLEEWAAQGARVRVPTFMNPAGMDLERWTEMGIPPEFARQQQRVIKALTTMGVAPTCTCTPYLVGYAPRAGDHLAWSESSAVSFANSVLAARSNREGGPSALAAAITGRTAAYGLHLSENRQATHIVEVRCPLYSEADYGALGYLVGLLVGDGVPYFRFLAETWKKAGFLPQQEHLMALGAAMAASGAVALYHIEGVTPEAQHAMPLHKKLPLIPIEDLADGYEALNSSLDEIDFVSLGCPHSTLADIEKVAAFLGGEHVKATLWITTSRAVRELAEQKGLVAAIEAAGGRVFSDTCLVVAPIEELRFKAMATNSAKAAFYSPMHSKLPRRFGSLEQCLQAALTGRWEVSR, encoded by the coding sequence ATGCAGTTGACGGAAGAAGAGCAAGCCATGTTGGCTGGCGCGCAAGGGCCGGCCGTGCAAAAAGCAATGCAGATTGTGGTGACCCTAGCCGAGATCTACGACGCGCAGGGTCTAGTTCACGTGGCCAGTGCACAGGTGGCAGGCGTGAGTTACAAGAACCTGGGCGATGCCGGTGTAGAATTTCTGGAAGAATGGGCGGCTCAAGGTGCGCGGGTGCGTGTGCCTACATTTATGAACCCAGCCGGCATGGACCTAGAACGTTGGACTGAGATGGGCATTCCACCTGAATTTGCTCGTCAACAGCAACGGGTGATCAAAGCGCTTACAACAATGGGAGTGGCTCCGACCTGCACGTGCACACCGTACCTAGTTGGCTATGCCCCACGGGCGGGCGATCATTTAGCTTGGAGCGAGTCATCCGCGGTGAGTTTTGCCAATTCGGTCTTGGCAGCACGCAGCAATCGGGAGGGTGGACCTAGCGCCCTAGCAGCAGCAATCACTGGACGAACGGCAGCATACGGGTTGCATTTGTCGGAGAATCGCCAAGCGACCCATATCGTTGAAGTGCGCTGTCCCCTATACAGCGAAGCTGACTATGGGGCGCTTGGTTACCTCGTCGGATTGTTGGTTGGAGACGGCGTCCCCTATTTCCGCTTTCTTGCCGAGACCTGGAAAAAAGCAGGGTTTCTACCCCAACAAGAGCACTTGATGGCGCTAGGGGCAGCCATGGCTGCCAGTGGCGCTGTGGCATTGTACCATATCGAGGGCGTCACTCCAGAAGCTCAACACGCGATGCCGCTGCACAAGAAACTACCCCTGATCCCGATCGAGGATTTGGCAGATGGCTATGAAGCGCTTAATTCGTCCCTCGATGAGATTGATTTCGTTAGTCTAGGGTGTCCGCACAGTACGCTGGCCGATATCGAAAAGGTGGCTGCATTCTTGGGAGGCGAGCATGTAAAAGCGACGCTGTGGATCACCACTTCGCGTGCTGTACGGGAGCTAGCAGAGCAAAAAGGCTTGGTTGCCGCCATAGAAGCTGCAGGGGGCAGAGTATTTTCCGATACTTGTTTAGTTGTTGCACCGATAGAGGAGTTGAGATTCAAAGCTATGGCCACCAATTCAGCTAAGGCTGCTTTCTATAGCCCCATGCACTCCAAGCTACCTCGTCGCTTTGGCTCGCTGGAGCAATGCCTACAAGCTGCGCTTACGGGGCGCTGGGAAGTGTCACGCTAG
- a CDS encoding UbiD family decarboxylase, giving the protein MAEQMNFRTFLDVLKHTGQLLTVSQEVDPHLEMAALIHQLGERPVLFQRVKGSDYPVVAGICAQRSLLASGLGVSKEKLLFTLAEALHNPVPPPIITSGPCQEVVEQQVDLYCLPILMHLPSDGGPYITAGIAIVKDPEYGRNMSFHRLMRLDATHFAARLVEGRGTYNALQKAGGELDIAICIGNSLAVLLAAAMSPPPGVDELAIANALTPTPLVKCRTVDLEVPAEAEIVLEGRITRQQTQEGPFLDLTETMDIVRRQPVIEIHCVTHRPDAYYQALLPGGLEHKLLMGLPREPTIYAEVSKVCDCVNVLLTPGGGSWLHAVVQIRKRGPDDGLLAIQAAFRGHASLKHVLVVDDDIDIYNPDELEWAIATRLQANSGVVILSDQGGSSLDPSALHIAGEKSRTAKMGLDATIPWRKPSGALRTEEERATFRKVRYPSMPLEKYIG; this is encoded by the coding sequence ATGGCTGAGCAGATGAACTTTCGTACATTCTTGGATGTGCTGAAACATACTGGGCAGTTATTGACTGTGTCGCAGGAGGTAGATCCCCACCTGGAAATGGCAGCGCTGATCCACCAGTTGGGTGAACGGCCAGTGCTTTTTCAGCGCGTGAAGGGATCTGACTATCCTGTAGTTGCGGGTATCTGCGCGCAGAGGTCGCTTCTAGCTTCCGGCTTGGGTGTGTCCAAGGAGAAATTGCTTTTCACCTTAGCTGAAGCATTGCACAATCCTGTCCCACCGCCCATTATCACTTCAGGGCCTTGCCAGGAAGTCGTTGAGCAACAGGTGGATCTGTACTGTTTACCCATTCTCATGCACCTGCCGAGCGATGGTGGCCCGTACATAACAGCAGGGATAGCGATTGTCAAGGACCCGGAGTATGGCCGCAATATGAGCTTTCACCGGCTGATGCGGTTGGATGCTACGCATTTTGCTGCACGGCTTGTTGAAGGGCGTGGTACATATAATGCTCTGCAAAAGGCAGGGGGTGAGTTGGACATTGCCATCTGCATTGGCAATAGCCTGGCGGTGCTGCTCGCAGCGGCGATGAGCCCGCCTCCTGGTGTGGATGAATTGGCTATTGCCAATGCCTTGACGCCTACGCCTTTGGTCAAGTGCCGTACTGTAGACCTGGAGGTGCCGGCGGAAGCGGAGATTGTGTTGGAGGGGCGCATCACGCGACAACAGACACAAGAGGGGCCGTTCCTAGACTTGACGGAAACGATGGACATCGTGCGCCGTCAGCCTGTTATCGAAATCCATTGTGTAACACACCGCCCGGATGCATACTACCAAGCTCTTTTGCCTGGTGGATTGGAGCATAAGTTGCTCATGGGACTGCCCCGTGAGCCAACCATCTATGCCGAGGTGAGCAAAGTGTGCGATTGCGTAAACGTGCTCCTCACCCCGGGTGGCGGTTCGTGGCTGCATGCGGTAGTGCAAATCCGTAAGCGTGGGCCAGACGATGGCCTGTTGGCCATTCAGGCTGCGTTTCGGGGACATGCTTCGCTGAAGCACGTGCTCGTAGTGGACGATGACATCGATATTTATAATCCGGACGAACTCGAATGGGCTATTGCAACGCGGTTACAGGCGAACAGCGGGGTGGTTATTCTAAGTGATCAGGGCGGTAGTTCGTTGGATCCCTCCGCCTTGCATATCGCTGGAGAAAAATCACGCACGGCCAAGATGGGTCTGGATGCGACCATCCCCTGGCGTAAGCCCTCTGGGGCACTGCGCACTGAGGAAGAGCGCGCGACGTTTCGCAAGGTTAGGTACCCGTCTATGCCTTTGGAAAAGTACATTGGCTGA
- a CDS encoding putative DNA binding domain-containing protein, with product MSWRRADLHIHTPASSCYQQPNVTYLQILQKAEERGLDIVAITDHNTVAGVAAIRTRIHELELLERLKRLRSEEKQELEEYRRLEKKMLILPGFEFTATLGFHILGIFPPETSIRELEHILLDLRIPPDKLDLGSCEVGATVDVLTAYRIIAEAGGLVIAAHANSAHGVAMRGYDFGGQTKIAYTQDPHLHALEVTDLEESGRHTTASFYNGSKPEYPRRMHCIQSSDAHRLDRDPKDEHALGIGDRVTEILLPELTFEALKEVFLGDDFTRTRPYQPTAPVVDYVQVAQEAGPSIVQSFHESMTRKGGHLRAILRDVVAFANTNGGTIYVGAGSKPRSHVIGIDHPEEATRTLIAEISRAVTPPIEVVVDVVKSQGAHVLRVTVPKGENPPYALHGVEIYVRQESETSRALRDEVVQLVQRALAPSVVPQKVPATTAIVPAAAATAPAIGQLVAPPRTGVEIVEVVEREGVKYYTLKDLRNGNLVRNVTRPSARRLWRYAITEFENRPVQAEQVKWRGNIGLWKSYRRARYKCYDFVQRGSDGQLHVYYGVTDDGIHGDWRQFVKEKQ from the coding sequence ATGAGCTGGAGGCGTGCAGACCTGCATATTCATACTCCAGCTTCGTCCTGCTATCAACAACCGAATGTTACTTATCTGCAAATTTTACAAAAAGCCGAGGAGCGAGGGCTCGACATTGTTGCGATTACTGACCACAACACAGTAGCCGGTGTTGCTGCTATCAGAACGCGCATTCACGAGCTGGAATTGCTGGAGCGTCTGAAGCGCCTGCGCAGCGAAGAAAAGCAGGAGTTGGAAGAGTACCGGCGCCTGGAGAAGAAGATGCTCATCTTACCAGGATTCGAGTTCACGGCCACCTTGGGCTTTCACATACTAGGAATTTTTCCTCCCGAAACCTCTATTCGTGAGCTAGAGCACATCCTGCTTGACCTAAGGATCCCGCCAGATAAGCTCGATCTTGGGTCATGTGAAGTTGGGGCTACTGTAGACGTGCTGACTGCCTACCGCATTATTGCTGAAGCGGGTGGATTGGTCATCGCTGCGCATGCTAACTCGGCCCATGGAGTAGCCATGCGTGGTTACGATTTTGGCGGGCAGACCAAGATCGCCTACACCCAGGATCCCCACCTACACGCGCTTGAAGTTACTGATTTGGAGGAATCGGGACGTCATACGACAGCATCCTTCTACAATGGTTCGAAACCGGAATATCCACGACGTATGCATTGTATTCAGTCTTCAGATGCACATCGCCTTGATCGCGATCCGAAAGACGAGCATGCTCTTGGCATTGGGGATCGGGTAACCGAGATTCTGCTTCCCGAGCTCACTTTCGAAGCATTGAAAGAGGTCTTTCTTGGCGATGATTTCACGCGCACGCGGCCTTATCAACCAACCGCGCCTGTTGTTGACTATGTTCAAGTCGCTCAAGAAGCTGGCCCCAGCATTGTGCAATCGTTTCATGAGAGCATGACACGTAAGGGTGGGCATTTGCGGGCTATTCTCCGTGACGTAGTGGCCTTTGCCAATACCAATGGCGGCACGATCTATGTTGGTGCAGGCTCAAAGCCCAGAAGCCATGTAATTGGCATAGATCATCCCGAGGAGGCAACCCGTACTCTGATTGCGGAGATCAGTCGCGCAGTTACGCCACCGATTGAGGTGGTTGTTGATGTTGTGAAGTCGCAAGGTGCGCATGTTCTGCGTGTGACCGTGCCAAAGGGCGAGAACCCGCCCTATGCCTTGCACGGGGTTGAAATCTATGTGCGGCAAGAATCGGAAACAAGTCGCGCCCTGCGTGACGAGGTGGTACAACTTGTCCAGCGAGCTCTCGCTCCCTCAGTTGTGCCACAGAAGGTTCCTGCCACGACGGCAATTGTTCCCGCGGCTGCAGCGACTGCTCCAGCAATCGGGCAGTTGGTTGCCCCACCTCGGACGGGTGTGGAGATAGTCGAGGTTGTAGAGCGCGAAGGGGTGAAATATTATACACTCAAGGACCTGCGCAACGGCAATTTAGTGCGAAATGTAACGCGGCCGTCAGCGCGCCGTCTGTGGCGCTATGCCATCACCGAATTTGAGAACCGGCCAGTGCAGGCCGAGCAGGTTAAGTGGCGCGGGAATATTGGATTGTGGAAATCCTATCGCCGTGCGCGTTACAAATGCTATGATTTCGTGCAGCGTGGAAGCGATGGCCAATTACACGTCTACTATGGCGTGACGGACGATGGAATCCACGGCGATTGGCGCCAGTTCGTCAAGGAAAAACAATAA